One region of Balaenoptera ricei isolate mBalRic1 chromosome 5, mBalRic1.hap2, whole genome shotgun sequence genomic DNA includes:
- the CXCL13 gene encoding C-X-C motif chemokine 13: protein MRFTQGSLLLVLLACSLSPVHGVLETYNTNLKCKCIRETFNFVSILLIGKLQILPPGNGCPNTEIIAWMKNKSVICLNPGAKWTQKLMRVSRKSAFSTSPAPVFKKMIA from the exons ATGAGGTTCACCCAGGGATCTCTGCTTCTTGTGCTGCTGGCCTGCAGCCTCTCTCCAGTCCATG GTGTCCTGGAGACCTATAACACAAACTTAAAGTGTAAATGCATCCGAGAGACCTTCAACTTTGTCTCCATTTTGCTCATTGGAAAGCTTCAAATCTTGCCCCCTGGGAATGGATGTCCAAACACAGAAATCAT AGCCTGGATGAAGAATAAGTCAGTTATCTGCTTGAACCCTGGAGCCAAATGGACACAAAAACTAATGAGAGTGTCAAG AAAAAGTGCTTTTTCAACTTCACCAGCTCCAGTGTTTAAGAAAATGATTGCCTGA